A portion of the Pseudopipra pipra isolate bDixPip1 chromosome 1, bDixPip1.hap1, whole genome shotgun sequence genome contains these proteins:
- the LOC135417781 gene encoding cadherin-6: protein MMRTYHCFWLLFWASQPHQSFLTPLSKRTSGFPEKEKVLVLSGNSRQDLHRSKRSWMWNQFFLLEEYTGTDYQYVGKLHSDQDKGDGSLKYILSGDGAGDLFIINENTGDIQATKRLDREEKPVYILRAQAVNRKTGRPVEPESEFIIKIHDINDNEPMFTKDVYNASIPEMSDVGTFVVQVTATDADDPTYGNSAKVVYSILQGQPYFSVESETGIIKTALLNMDRENREQYQVVIQAKDMGGQMGGLSGTTTVNITLTDVNDNPPRFPQSTYQFRAPESMPLDSPVGRIKANDADMDENAEIEYSITEGDGYDMFGITTDKDTQEGIITVKKALDFENKNLYILKVEAANTHIDPRFLYLGPFKDSATVRIQVEDVDEPPVFSRPAYIMEVKEDVPINSVIGTVTAQDPDAARNPVKYSVDRHTDMDRVFNINSGNGSIFTSKPLDRETLLWHNITVIAAEINNPKQSSRVPVFIKVLDVNDNAPEFAMFYETFVCENAKAEQLIQTLSAVDKDDSYNGHQFSFSLAPEAASSSNFTLQDNRDNTAGIFTRKTRYNRHETSTYFLPVVISDNDYPIQSSTETVTIRVCACDHRGKMLSCNAEALIHPTGLSTGALIAILLCIIILLVTVVLFAALRRQRKKEPLIISKEDIRDNIVSYNDEGGGEEDTQAFDIGTLRNPEAIDDNKLRRDIVPETLFIPRRTATARDNTDVRDFINQRLKENDTDPTAPPYDSLATYAYEGNGSVAESLSSLESVTTDGDQDYDYLSDWGPRFKKLADMYGSMDSDKDS, encoded by the exons CTGCATTCAGACCAGGATAAAGGAGATGGATCACTGAAATACATCCTTTCTGGAGATGGAGCAGGAGACCTCTTCATTATCAACGAAAACACTGGTGACATCCAGGCTACAAAGAGACTAGACAGGGAAGAAAAGCCTGTATATATACTCCGTGCCCAGGCTGTAAACAGAAAGACTGGAAGACCAGTGGAACCAGAATCTGAGTTCATCATTAAGATCCATGATATCAATGACAATGAGCCAATGTTTACAAAGGACGTTTACAATGCCAGCATTCCTGAAATGTCAGATGTTG GTACCTTTGTTGTGCAGGTCACTGCAACTGATGCTGATGATCCTACATATGGGAACAGTGCTAAAGTTGTCTACAGCATTCTCCAGGGACAACCATATTTCTCTGTCGAATCTGAAACAG gCATTATTAAAACTGCTTTGCTAAACATGGACCGTGAAAATAGAGAGCAGTACCAAGTGGTCATCCAGGCTAAAGACATGGGAGGCCAGATGGGCGGATTATCGGGAACCACCACTGTGAACATCACGTTGACTGACGTAAATGACAATCCACCTCGCTTCCCCCAGA GCACATATCAATTCAGAGCTCCCGAGTCTATGCCACTAGACTCACCAGTTGGCAGGATAAAAGCCAATGATGCTGACATGGATGAAAATGCAGAGATTGAATACAGCATCACTGAGGGGGACGGATATGACATGTTTGGAATTACCACAGACAAGGACACACAGGAAGGAATTATAACTGTGAAAAAG gCATTGGATTTCGAAAATAAAAACTTATATATTCTCAAAGTGGAAGCTGCAAATACTCACATAGACCCTCGATTCCTGTACTTGGGGCCATTCAAGGACTCAGCTACAGTCAGAATTCAGGTGGAGGATGTAGATGAACCCCCTGTGTTCAGCAGACCAGCATACATAATGGAAGTGAAAGAAGATGTTCCAATAAACAGTGTAATAGGAACAGTAACTGCTCAGGATCCAGATGCTGCCAGGAACCCTGTCAA ATACTCTGTAGATCGTCACACTGATATGGACAGAGTATTCAACATCAATTCAGGAAATGGTTCGATATTCACTTCAAAACCTCTTGACCGGGAAACACTGCTGTGGCACAACATTACAGTAATAGCAGCAGAGATCA AcaacccaaaacaaagcagCCGTGTTCCAGTGTTCATTAAGGTTTTGGATGTAAATGACAACGCTCCAGAGTTTGCCATGTTTTACGAAACCTTCGTCTGTGAAAATGCAAAAGCAGAACAG CTGATACAAACATTAAGTGCTGTTGATAAAGATGACTCTTACAATGGACATCAGTTTTCATTCTCCTTAGCTCCTGAGGCAGCCAGCAGCTCAAACTTTACACTACAGGACAACAGAG ATAACACAGCAGGGATTTTCACCCGAAAAACCAGATATAACCGGCACGAAACGAGCACCTACTTCTTGCCAGTGGTAATATCAGACAATGATTACCCTATCCAGAGCAGCACTGAAACAGTGACTATTCGAGTATGTGCTTGTGACCATCGAGGCAAGATGCTGTCCTGCAATGCAGAAGCCTTGATTCACCCTACTGGTCTTAGCACTGGGGCTCTTATCGCCATTCTTCTCTGTATCATTATATTACTTG TTACAGTGGTGCTGTTTGCAGCACTGAGAcggcagaggaaaaaagagccTTTGATTATTTCCAAAGAAGACATCAGAGACAACATTGTCAGTTATAACGATGAAGGTGGTGGAGAGGAAGACACCCAGGCATTTGATATTGGCACACTGAGAAATCCCGAAGCCATAGATGATAATAAATTGCGCAGAGACATTGTGCCTGAAACACTTTTTATACCACGGCGAACTGCAACAGCGCGGGATAACACGGATGTCAGAGATTTCATTAACCAAAGGTTAAAGGAAAATGATACAGATCCAACAGCTCCCCCATATGACTCGTTAGCAACCTACGCATATGAAGGTAATGGTTCTGTGGCCGAGTCCCTCAGCTCCTTGGAGTCGGTGACTACAGACGGAGATCAGGACTACGATTACCTCAGTGACTGGGGACCTCGGTTTAAAAAGCTGGCAGATATGTATGGTTCAATGGACAGTGACAAAGACTCTTAa